The sequence CGACCAATACCGGTTCGCCACGGTGACGGGTCTCTTCGAGCAGTTCATCGAGCAGGGTGGTGACCCGGAGTTGTTCGGCGCGATCGGTGCGCTGGACGGTGGCGATCAGCTCACGAGCGCGCCCCAGTACCCAGGCGTCGGACATGTCCCCCAACGCCGGGTGCCGCTCGTCGCCAACGCCGTCCCCGTGCAGCCGCCCCAACCCCCTTCGGGCATCTCCTGGCACGTCAGGAGCCGCCTCTGCTCCGCCGCCAGGGCTCGAACCTGGACTGTCAGAACCAAAATCTGAAGTGCTGCCAATTACACTACGGCGGATTGCGCCTGGTCAGGATAGCCAGTAGTGAATCACGTGCTGAAGCCAGGGGCCGAGCCGCGACGTTTCGGCTCTCCCGGGACGAGGGAACCTCCTGTACCGTAACTTACGGAAACGTAGGTAAGGGTGACCTTGCCGACCCTCGTGGAAAGAAGTGAAGCGCATGACGGCCACTCTCGACGAAACCGCGGCGAAAGCCGCGAAAGGACCCAAACCGATACTTGACGGCAAGCGCACCGCCGGCGTGCAGTTCGCGGTGTATTTCGGCGTCATCGCCCCGTTGGCCGCACTGGCCGCCGCCGTTCCCTTCGCGTGGGGATGGGGCTTGACATGGGTCGATGTCGGGCTGTTCGTTCTCTTCTACGCCATCACTGGGCTCGGAATCACCGTGGCTTTCCATCGCCACTTCACCCACGGTTCCTTCAAGGCCAAGCCGTGGCTGCGGGTTGTCATGGCTATCTCGGGCAGCATGGCGCTCCAGGGTCCGGTGATCACCTGGGTCGCCGATCACCGCAGGCACCACGCCTTCTCCGACAAGGAGGGCGATCCCCACTCGCCGTGGCTGTACGGAACCTCGCCCGCCGCGATCGCGAAGGGGTTCTGGCACGCCCACATGGGCTGGCTGTTCGACAGGGACTGCACCAACGCGGAACGGTTCGCACCCGACCTGCTCAAAGACAAGGCCATCGCGCGGGTTGACCGCTACTTCTGGCTTTGGGGCGTGCTGAGCTTCGCGCTCCCGGCACTGCTCGGCGGTCTCCTCACCTGGTCGTGGTGGGGTGCGCTGACCGCGCTCTTCTGGGCTGGTTTCGTGCGTGTGTGCGTGCTGCACCACGTGACCTGGTCAGTGAACTCGATCTGTCACATGATCGGCGAACGGCCGTTCGCCGCCCGCGACCGCTCCGCCAACTTCTGGCCGCTCGCGATCTTCTCGTTCGGCGAGGCGTGGCACAACCTGCACCACGCCGACCCGACGTCCGCACGACACGGCGTGAAGCGCGGGCAGATCGACATCTCGGCACGACTGATCTGGATCTTCGAGAAGTTCGGCTGGGCCTACAACGTGCGCTGGCCGACGCCTGCGCGGCTGGCGAAGCTCGCCGTTGACGGCAAGTAGCCTCCAACGGGAAACGGCGCGCCGACGTCCTCCCGAGTCGTCTCGCGGCCACGGGGCTAGGCTGCCCCGGTGGCCGCGAGACGACGAGCGAAACGGGAATCGGTCACCGGTAGCTCCATGGGTGCGCCGGTGACTCGCGTTCGCATGACCGGGGCCGAGCGCAGGCAGCAGCTTCTCGACGTCGCCCGTTCGCTGTTCGCGCAGAAGGGTTTCGACGGCACGTCGGTCGAGGAGATCGCCCAGAAGGCCAACGTGTCGAAGCCCGTGGTGTACGAGCACTTCGGCGGCAAGGAAGGCATCTACGCCGTCGTGGTCGATCGCGAGACCAGGGTGCTGCTCGACCGCATGGTCTCCACGCTGCACGGCGGCCATCCGAGGGAGCTGCTGGAACAGGCCGCCGTCGCGTTGCTCGCGTACGTCGAGGACTGCCACGACGGCTTCCGCATCCTCGTGCGGGATTCGCCGGTCGCGAGTTCGACGGGAACGTTCTCCACCTTGCTCAACGACATCGCCAGCCAGGTCGAGTACGTTCTCGCTCACGAGTTCGACTCGCGAGGCTACGACGACAAACTGGCGCCGCTGTACGCGCAGGCACTGGTCGGCATGGTGGCGTTGACGGGGCAGTGGTGGCTCGACGCTCGCAAACCCAAGCGCGACGAGGTGGCCGCCCACCTGGTGAACCTGGCCTGGAACGGCCTTTCCAACCTCGAACACAAGCCCAAACTGCGACTCACGCGCGGCTGAATCCCGCGCGTGTCCGCACTTCCCGCACGCGTGTCCGCACTTCCTGCACGGGTGCCCGCACTTCTCGTACGCGGTACCGGCACTCCGGTCGTGACTCGGCACCCTGCCACCGTCGTCGTCCTGCCACCGTCGCAGGCTTGCCGCGAGAGGGCGGACCGCCGCTTCGTCAGCCCTCGGCCGGCTTGATGAGTGGTGCGTCGCGCGCCAGCTCGGTGAACCCGACGCTGTAGTACAGCTCCCGCGCCGCGGGGTGCCCCGGCGCGCCGAGACAGGCGACGGTCATGTGGTTCGCCCCTGCATCCCTGGCGAGAAGCATTCCCCGCAGGAGTATCGCCCTCGCAAGCCCCTGCCTTCGGTACTGCGGGTGCGTTCCGACCGGTTCGAACTCGGCCGTCCTGTTCAGCTCGTCGAGCCACATGATCGCCGACGACGCCATGGTCCCGTCGGGCGCCTCCACGAGGAGGTGCAGGTCGCCGCGATACGGCGTGGTCTGCCGGACGCCCCGGTAGCCCTCGATCGTGTACGTCGAGCGACCCCAGGCATCCAGATGGGCCTTGACCGCGGCCTCCGGCCCGGCCTCGTCGGCTGTGAGGAACCGGAACCCGTGCGGCAGCTCCGGCCGTTCCACGTCGGTGAGGTGCCGCTCGTTGAGCTGGGTCCACGACCCAGTGTCACCGAGTGCGCCCGGATCGGTGTCGTAGCCGTGCGCCGCCCAACGACTCAGGGCGAACTCGTCGGCAGCGCTCGGTGACACACTTTTCTCGAGGTTCGTGGCAGTCGCGTCGTACCACTCGATCACCTCGTCGATCAGCCCGGCATGGTCGGGATGGATCTGGTAGGCCAGGTAGGCGTCGGTGACGTCCTTCACCGAGCCGTCGTTGAACCGTACTGTGCGCGGGAGCTGGGCCCAGCCCCAGGCGACGAGGTCGTCGCCGGAGAACCACAGTCGCCGCCGCCAGCTCTCCCCGTCGCTGGCATGGTTCCTGCCCCAGTTCCACGCCAGCTCACCCAACGACGCATCGCTGTTGATCAGTTCAGGGCGAGTGGCTGTGACCTGCTGCGCCAGTCCCTGCATGAGTCGCAGGTCCTGTGCGGTCACGACATCGGTGCTCGTCATGGGGCGCCACTGTGTCAGGGATCGGCGAAGGCGTCGAACGTTTTTTCCGCGGCCTACGGCTTGGGCTGTGGTGTCACGCGCAGCACGGCGTCGCCTGCGCCCTCGGACGTCGTGACGTACACCGAGCCGTCCTCGGCCGTGCGGATGCCGCGCAACCTGCCGAACCGGTCGTCGAACTCCTGCGGTACCACGATCTCGGTCACCTTCTCGCCCGCGTCGTCGAGCCTGAACAGCAGCAGCTTCTGCCCGCGCAACGCCACCACCGCGAGTGTCCCGTTCAGCGGGCCCCACCGGGCACCCGACACGAACGCCGCTCCCGACGGCGCCTCCGTCGCCGACTCTCCCGACGTCCACAG comes from Saccharomonospora xinjiangensis XJ-54 and encodes:
- a CDS encoding acyl-CoA desaturase translates to MTATLDETAAKAAKGPKPILDGKRTAGVQFAVYFGVIAPLAALAAAVPFAWGWGLTWVDVGLFVLFYAITGLGITVAFHRHFTHGSFKAKPWLRVVMAISGSMALQGPVITWVADHRRHHAFSDKEGDPHSPWLYGTSPAAIAKGFWHAHMGWLFDRDCTNAERFAPDLLKDKAIARVDRYFWLWGVLSFALPALLGGLLTWSWWGALTALFWAGFVRVCVLHHVTWSVNSICHMIGERPFAARDRSANFWPLAIFSFGEAWHNLHHADPTSARHGVKRGQIDISARLIWIFEKFGWAYNVRWPTPARLAKLAVDGK
- a CDS encoding TetR/AcrR family transcriptional regulator, with amino-acid sequence MTGAERRQQLLDVARSLFAQKGFDGTSVEEIAQKANVSKPVVYEHFGGKEGIYAVVVDRETRVLLDRMVSTLHGGHPRELLEQAAVALLAYVEDCHDGFRILVRDSPVASSTGTFSTLLNDIASQVEYVLAHEFDSRGYDDKLAPLYAQALVGMVALTGQWWLDARKPKRDEVAAHLVNLAWNGLSNLEHKPKLRLTRG
- a CDS encoding GNAT family N-acetyltransferase, producing MTSTDVVTAQDLRLMQGLAQQVTATRPELINSDASLGELAWNWGRNHASDGESWRRRLWFSGDDLVAWGWAQLPRTVRFNDGSVKDVTDAYLAYQIHPDHAGLIDEVIEWYDATATNLEKSVSPSAADEFALSRWAAHGYDTDPGALGDTGSWTQLNERHLTDVERPELPHGFRFLTADEAGPEAAVKAHLDAWGRSTYTIEGYRGVRQTTPYRGDLHLLVEAPDGTMASSAIMWLDELNRTAEFEPVGTHPQYRRQGLARAILLRGMLLARDAGANHMTVACLGAPGHPAARELYYSVGFTELARDAPLIKPAEG